One segment of Sinorhizobium sp. BG8 DNA contains the following:
- a CDS encoding SUF system Fe-S cluster assembly protein, protein MSLEATEEKVDAREGIVNSAIPAEELARLSDDIIGALKTVYDPEIPADIFELGLIYKIDIEDDRMVKIDMTLTAPGCPVAGEMPGWVENAVGAVEGVSGVEVRMVFDPPWTPDRMSEEAQVAVGWY, encoded by the coding sequence ATGTCACTCGAAGCCACGGAAGAGAAGGTCGACGCCCGCGAAGGCATCGTCAATTCCGCGATTCCCGCCGAGGAACTGGCACGTCTCAGCGACGACATCATCGGCGCGTTGAAGACGGTGTACGATCCGGAAATCCCGGCGGACATCTTCGAGCTCGGCCTGATCTACAAGATCGACATTGAAGACGATCGCATGGTCAAGATCGACATGACGCTGACGGCTCCCGGTTGCCCGGTTGCGGGCGAGATGCCGGGCTGGGTGGAAAACGCCGTCGGTGCCGTAGAAGGTGTCTCGGGCGTCGAGGTCAGGATGGTTTTCGATCCGCCGTGGACGCCTGACCGTATGTCGGAAGAGGCCCAGGTCGCCGTCGGGTGGTATTGA
- the sufD gene encoding Fe-S cluster assembly protein SufD → MNMQAGIKLTAAEAALVEAYNEKIGDLPGDGAVIAARDVLLSDLKSTGLPTRRNEAWHYTDLKTLMRTVPETNPTTGAVRMPALVDGSAVLAVVNGTSDPKVSYPGFDVRPFKDALGDGSAAPLLLAHGADDAIGRINGAFVHDGYTVVFPAGTERDTPVEIQAVQDSGQTHTRFPVHFGAGSKLTVIERHLAAGESAGLVTSVSDIKLEDGAEITWIIVQQQSSADTHLGQFKVELGANTKLRLFIVNAGGKLVRQEAHVVVSGEGSDLTLRGINLLGGESHTDVTFTVGHDVPHTTSTEIIRNVVFDRAKGVFQGQIRVAPDAQKTDAKMSCNTLLLSDEAEFSSKPELEIFADDVQCGHGATVIDIDHTQLFYLQARGIPENIARAMLVNAFVAEIVEELEDEPLVEVLEALISAWLERHA, encoded by the coding sequence ATGAATATGCAAGCAGGGATCAAACTGACGGCCGCCGAGGCGGCGCTGGTTGAAGCCTACAACGAGAAGATCGGCGACCTTCCCGGCGACGGTGCAGTCATTGCCGCGCGGGACGTGCTGCTGAGCGATCTGAAGTCCACCGGGTTGCCGACGCGCCGTAACGAGGCCTGGCACTACACGGATCTGAAAACGCTTATGCGGACGGTTCCGGAAACGAACCCGACCACCGGTGCCGTGCGGATGCCGGCGCTCGTCGATGGATCCGCGGTTCTTGCGGTTGTCAACGGGACGTCCGATCCGAAGGTCTCCTATCCGGGCTTTGACGTCCGCCCCTTCAAGGATGCGCTCGGCGACGGATCTGCGGCTCCGTTGCTCCTGGCGCATGGTGCTGACGACGCGATCGGGCGGATCAACGGCGCCTTCGTGCATGATGGCTATACGGTGGTCTTCCCGGCGGGCACGGAGCGTGACACGCCGGTCGAAATCCAGGCCGTGCAGGATTCAGGCCAGACCCACACGCGTTTTCCCGTCCACTTCGGCGCGGGCAGCAAGCTGACGGTGATCGAGCGGCACCTCGCCGCGGGCGAGTCGGCAGGGCTGGTCACGTCCGTCAGCGACATCAAGCTGGAGGATGGCGCGGAGATCACGTGGATCATCGTGCAGCAGCAGAGCAGCGCCGATACGCATCTTGGCCAGTTCAAGGTGGAACTCGGAGCCAACACCAAGCTCCGGCTTTTCATCGTCAACGCCGGCGGCAAGCTGGTGCGCCAGGAAGCGCATGTGGTCGTCTCGGGCGAAGGGTCCGACCTGACGCTTCGTGGCATCAATCTTCTCGGCGGCGAGTCCCATACGGATGTCACCTTCACGGTGGGCCACGACGTTCCTCACACGACGTCGACCGAAATCATCCGCAATGTGGTCTTCGATCGTGCCAAGGGCGTGTTCCAGGGCCAGATCCGTGTGGCGCCCGACGCGCAGAAGACTGACGCAAAGATGTCGTGCAACACGTTGCTTCTGTCGGACGAGGCGGAATTCTCGTCCAAGCCGGAACTGGAAATCTTCGCCGACGACGTTCAGTGCGGTCATGGTGCCACGGTGATCGATATCGATCACACGCAGCTCTTCTACCTCCAGGCCCGCGGAATTCCGGAAAACATCGCAAGGGCCATGCTGGTCAATGCGTTCGTTGCGGAAATCGTCGAGGAACTGGAAGACGAGCCGCTCGTCGAAGTGCTGGAAGCGCTGATTTCGGCCTGGCTGGAAAGGCATGCCTGA
- the sufB gene encoding Fe-S cluster assembly protein SufB produces MPAVQETIDQVRQIDVDQYKYGFETTIEMDKAPKGLSEDIIRFISAKKNEPEWMLEWRLEAYRRWLTLEEPTWARVEYPKIDFNDLYYYAAPKNQTGPKSIDEVDPELLRTYEKLGIPLREQEILAGVQTSKIAVDAVFDSVSVVTTFKEELKKVGVIFMSISEAIREYPDLVKKYLGTVVPTTDNFYATLNSAVFTDGSFVFVPKGVRCPMELSTYFRINEKNTGQFERTLIIAEEGAYVSYLEGCTAPQRDENQLHAAVVELVALDDAEIKYSTVQNWYPGDKEGKGGIYNFVTKRGDCRGKNSKISWTQVETGSAITWKYPSCILRGDNSRGEFYSIAVSNGHQQIDSGTKMIHLGKNTSSRIISKGIAAGFSQNTYRGQVSTHRRAENARNFTQCDSLLIGDKCGAHTVPYIEARNATAQFEHEATTSKISEDQLFYCLQRGIPEEAAIALIVNGFVKEVIQELPMEFAVEAQKLIGISLEGSVG; encoded by the coding sequence ATGCCTGCGGTGCAGGAAACGATCGATCAGGTCCGTCAGATTGACGTGGACCAGTACAAGTACGGCTTCGAAACCACCATCGAGATGGACAAGGCGCCCAAAGGCCTTTCCGAAGATATCATCCGCTTCATCTCCGCCAAGAAGAACGAACCGGAATGGATGCTTGAGTGGCGTCTGGAAGCCTATCGCCGTTGGCTGACCCTCGAGGAGCCGACCTGGGCACGCGTGGAGTATCCGAAGATCGACTTCAACGATCTCTACTACTACGCGGCTCCGAAGAACCAGACCGGCCCCAAGTCGATCGACGAGGTCGACCCGGAGCTGTTGCGTACCTATGAGAAGCTCGGGATTCCGCTGCGCGAGCAAGAGATCCTTGCGGGCGTGCAGACGTCCAAGATCGCTGTCGACGCGGTCTTCGACAGCGTCTCGGTTGTCACGACCTTCAAGGAAGAACTGAAGAAGGTCGGCGTGATCTTCATGTCGATTTCAGAGGCGATCCGCGAATATCCCGATCTCGTTAAGAAGTATCTCGGCACCGTGGTGCCGACGACCGACAACTTCTATGCGACGCTCAACTCCGCGGTCTTTACCGACGGTTCCTTCGTCTTCGTGCCGAAGGGTGTTCGCTGCCCGATGGAGCTGTCGACCTATTTCCGCATCAACGAGAAGAACACCGGCCAGTTCGAGCGCACGCTCATCATCGCCGAGGAAGGCGCCTACGTCTCCTACCTCGAAGGCTGCACCGCGCCGCAGCGCGACGAGAATCAGCTTCACGCTGCCGTGGTCGAGCTCGTGGCCCTCGATGATGCCGAGATCAAGTATTCCACCGTCCAGAACTGGTATCCGGGCGACAAGGAAGGCAAGGGCGGCATCTACAACTTCGTTACCAAGCGTGGCGATTGCCGCGGCAAGAACTCGAAGATCTCATGGACGCAGGTCGAGACGGGCTCGGCCATCACCTGGAAGTATCCCTCCTGCATCCTGCGTGGTGACAATTCGCGCGGCGAATTCTACTCGATCGCCGTCTCGAACGGCCATCAGCAGATCGACAGCGGCACGAAGATGATCCACCTCGGCAAGAACACTTCGAGCCGCATCATCTCCAAGGGCATCGCCGCGGGCTTTTCGCAGAATACCTACCGTGGCCAGGTCTCGACGCACCGCAGGGCGGAGAATGCACGCAACTTCACCCAGTGCGATTCGCTGCTGATCGGTGACAAGTGCGGGGCGCACACGGTGCCTTACATCGAGGCGAGGAACGCGACCGCGCAGTTCGAGCACGAGGCGACCACTTCGAAAATTTCGGAAGACCAGCTGTTCTACTGCCTGCAGCGCGGCATTCCAGAGGAAGCGGCGATCGCGCTGATCGTCAACGGCTTCGTCAAGGAAGTGATCCAGGAACTGCCGATGGAATTCGCCGTGGAGGCGCAGAAGCTGATCGGCATCTCGCTGGAAGGCTCGGTCGGCTGA
- a CDS encoding cysteine desulfurase family protein, whose translation MSRKARTYLDWNATAPILPVAREAILAALDLVGNPSSVHGEGRAARTIIEAARRDVAALVQAEPANVVFTSGATEAANLVLTPDFRMGRTPLKMSLLYVSAIEHPAVREGGRFAKGDVSEIPVTSDGVLDVAALSRALEVHDRETGLPLVAVMLANNETGIVQPVRDVAELVHRHGGLLLVDAVQAAGRMKLSIAELGADFLILSAHKLGGPKGAGALVSRGEVLMPAPLIRGGGQEKGHRSGTENLPAIAGFGAAAKFACADIEMRSERLETLRARMEERMVELAPGMTIHGRAQERLANTCFFSLPGLKSETGQIAFDLEGVAISAGSACSSGKVGESHVLTAMGFDAGLGGLRVSLGTDTAEADIDHFLSAFERVVSRRRQGVAAA comes from the coding sequence ATGTCGAGAAAGGCTCGGACATACCTGGATTGGAACGCGACGGCACCGATTTTGCCGGTGGCGCGCGAAGCCATACTTGCCGCTCTCGATCTAGTCGGAAACCCGTCGTCGGTTCACGGCGAAGGCCGTGCGGCTCGGACGATCATCGAGGCCGCGCGCAGGGATGTTGCGGCCCTTGTCCAGGCGGAGCCGGCGAACGTCGTCTTCACCAGTGGCGCGACCGAGGCGGCGAACCTGGTGCTGACCCCCGATTTCCGCATGGGCCGGACGCCTTTGAAGATGTCGCTGCTCTACGTGTCGGCGATCGAGCATCCGGCTGTGCGCGAGGGCGGCCGATTTGCGAAGGGCGATGTTTCCGAGATTCCGGTCACATCGGATGGAGTGCTTGACGTCGCGGCCCTCTCGCGTGCACTCGAAGTCCACGACCGGGAAACCGGACTGCCGCTGGTGGCGGTGATGCTGGCGAACAACGAAACCGGTATCGTGCAGCCCGTGCGGGACGTGGCGGAACTGGTTCACCGTCACGGTGGCCTGCTGCTGGTCGACGCCGTTCAGGCCGCCGGCCGCATGAAGCTGTCGATTGCCGAACTCGGTGCCGACTTCCTGATCCTGTCCGCACACAAGCTCGGCGGACCGAAGGGTGCCGGTGCCCTGGTATCGCGCGGGGAGGTGCTGATGCCCGCGCCCCTGATCCGAGGTGGCGGCCAAGAGAAAGGCCATCGCTCGGGGACGGAAAACCTACCTGCGATCGCCGGTTTCGGAGCGGCGGCAAAATTCGCTTGCGCCGACATCGAAATGCGAAGCGAGCGCCTGGAGACGTTGCGCGCCCGCATGGAGGAGCGCATGGTTGAGCTGGCGCCCGGAATGACGATCCATGGCCGGGCACAGGAGCGACTGGCGAACACCTGCTTCTTCAGCCTCCCGGGTCTCAAATCCGAGACCGGGCAGATCGCGTTCGATCTGGAAGGTGTCGCGATCTCCGCGGGATCGGCCTGCTCCTCGGGTAAGGTCGGCGAAAGCCATGTACTGACGGCAATGGGGTTCGATGCGGGCCTCGGCGGCCTTCGCGTTTCGCTTGGCACGGACACCGCTGAAGCGGATATCGACCATTTCCTCTCTGCCTTCGAACGCGTGGTTTCGAGGCGGCGGCAGGGCGTCGCGGCGGCCTGA
- a CDS encoding PAS domain-containing protein produces MAFLQEHFVRALFEDFPGAVFLVDSSKLIRGANTAATRMFLHSAEEMTGQPARLLFATDEEYQSCITKRARENITAASVDSVYRFLRRDGSTFTGQMRSTLVTDAREGMTALSASSTTCRAFSNSNANARKRATCSMPRWRRSRRVSPSSTGRSD; encoded by the coding sequence ATGGCGTTTCTCCAGGAACATTTCGTCAGGGCGCTTTTCGAGGATTTCCCCGGCGCCGTCTTTCTCGTTGACTCTTCCAAGCTGATCCGTGGGGCGAACACCGCCGCCACGCGCATGTTTCTGCATTCGGCGGAGGAGATGACCGGCCAGCCTGCACGGCTCTTGTTTGCGACGGACGAGGAATATCAGTCCTGCATCACCAAGCGGGCGCGTGAGAACATAACGGCCGCCTCTGTCGATTCCGTCTATCGGTTCCTGCGCCGGGATGGCAGCACCTTCACCGGGCAGATGCGATCGACGCTCGTCACCGATGCCCGCGAGGGCATGACGGCTTTATCGGCGTCATCAACGACATGTCGGGCGTTCTCGAACTCGAACGCGAACGCCAGGAAGCGCGCGACATGCTCCATGCCGCGCTGGAGACGATCTCGGAGGGTTTCGCCATCTTCGACAGGGAGGAGCGACTGA
- the sufC gene encoding Fe-S cluster assembly ATPase SufC: MLEIKNLHARIAEDGTEIIRGLNLTVKAGEVAAIMGPNGSGKSTLSYILSGREDYEVTDGDILYNGESILELDPSERAAKGIFLAFQYPVEIPGVATMQFLKVAMNEQRKARGEDELTTPDFMRRVKEAAAELKIEPEMLRRPLNVGFSGGEKKRAEILQMSLLEPKLCILDETDSGLDIDALKIVADGVNALRSPDRAIIVITHYQRLLDYIVPDTVHVLYKGQVIKSGDKTLAHDLEANGYADIIDAAA; the protein is encoded by the coding sequence ATGCTTGAAATCAAGAACCTGCACGCACGTATCGCCGAAGACGGCACCGAAATCATCCGCGGCCTGAACCTGACCGTGAAGGCAGGCGAGGTCGCCGCCATCATGGGCCCGAACGGCTCCGGCAAGTCGACGCTTTCCTACATCCTGTCCGGACGCGAGGACTACGAAGTCACCGACGGCGACATCCTCTACAACGGCGAGAGCATTCTCGAGCTCGACCCGTCCGAGCGTGCCGCCAAGGGCATCTTCCTTGCCTTCCAGTACCCGGTCGAGATCCCGGGCGTTGCCACCATGCAGTTTCTCAAGGTCGCGATGAACGAGCAGCGCAAGGCGCGCGGCGAGGACGAACTGACGACGCCGGACTTCATGCGCCGCGTCAAGGAAGCTGCCGCCGAGCTCAAGATCGAACCAGAAATGCTGCGCCGCCCGCTCAACGTCGGCTTCTCCGGCGGCGAAAAGAAGCGTGCGGAAATCCTGCAGATGTCACTGCTCGAGCCCAAGCTCTGCATTCTCGATGAAACCGATTCTGGCCTGGACATCGATGCGCTGAAGATCGTTGCCGACGGAGTGAACGCGTTGCGTTCGCCGGATCGTGCGATCATCGTCATCACACACTACCAGCGGCTGCTCGACTACATCGTGCCGGACACGGTTCATGTCCTCTACAAGGGGCAGGTCATCAAGTCCGGCGACAAGACGCTCGCCCATGACCTCGAAGCCAACGGCTATGCCGATATCATCGACGCGGCCGCCTGA
- a CDS encoding cysteine desulfurase — MDTTPAAKGYDVEAIRRDFPILSRTVYGKPLVYLDNGASAQKPKVVIDAISNAYSNEYANVHRGLHFLSNAATEAYEGAREKVRRFLNAPSVDNIVFTKSSTEAINTVAHGYGMPKIGEGDEIVISIMEHHSNIVPWHFIRERQGAKLVWAPIDDQGAFHVEDFVKCLTDRTKLIAITHMSNALGTIVPVKEICRIARERGIPVLVDGSQGAVHMPVDVQDIDCDWYVMTGHKLYGPSGIGVLYGKSDRLKEMRPFQGGGEMIFEVTEDIVTYNDPPHRFEAGTPPIVQAIGLGYALDYMESVGRAAIAAHEADLASYAHERLSSINSLRIFGTAPGKGSIFAFELEGIHAHDVSMVIDRAGVAVRAGTHCAQPLLKRFGVTSTCRASFGMYNTRAEIDVLADALDHARKFFA, encoded by the coding sequence ATGGATACGACGCCGGCCGCGAAGGGTTATGACGTGGAAGCGATCCGGCGGGATTTTCCAATCCTGTCGCGCACTGTCTACGGCAAACCGCTTGTGTACCTCGACAACGGCGCATCGGCGCAGAAGCCGAAAGTGGTGATCGACGCGATCTCCAACGCCTATTCCAACGAGTACGCGAACGTCCATCGCGGCCTGCACTTCCTCTCGAATGCCGCGACCGAGGCCTATGAAGGGGCGCGCGAAAAGGTGCGCCGCTTCCTGAACGCGCCCTCGGTCGACAACATCGTCTTCACCAAGTCCTCCACCGAGGCGATCAATACGGTCGCCCACGGGTACGGCATGCCCAAGATCGGCGAAGGCGACGAGATCGTGATCTCAATCATGGAGCACCACTCGAACATCGTGCCATGGCATTTCATCCGCGAACGCCAAGGCGCCAAGCTCGTTTGGGCACCAATTGACGATCAGGGCGCCTTCCATGTCGAAGACTTCGTAAAATGCCTCACTGATCGGACCAAGCTGATCGCCATCACCCACATGTCGAACGCGCTCGGCACTATCGTTCCCGTCAAGGAGATATGCCGGATCGCACGCGAGCGCGGCATTCCGGTCTTGGTTGATGGTTCGCAGGGCGCCGTGCACATGCCGGTCGATGTCCAGGACATCGATTGCGACTGGTATGTGATGACCGGCCACAAGCTCTATGGTCCCTCGGGTATCGGTGTGCTCTACGGCAAGAGCGATCGGCTCAAGGAGATGCGACCCTTCCAAGGCGGCGGAGAGATGATCTTCGAGGTCACGGAAGACATCGTCACGTATAACGATCCCCCGCACCGCTTCGAGGCGGGTACGCCGCCGATCGTCCAGGCGATCGGGCTCGGCTACGCGCTTGATTACATGGAGTCGGTCGGCCGGGCGGCGATCGCTGCGCATGAGGCAGATCTCGCTTCCTATGCCCATGAGCGACTGTCGTCGATCAACTCCCTGCGCATCTTCGGTACTGCGCCGGGCAAGGGCTCGATCTTCGCATTCGAACTCGAGGGCATTCACGCCCACGACGTCTCGATGGTGATCGACCGGGCAGGGGTCGCGGTGCGTGCCGGCACCCATTGCGCTCAGCCGCTCTTGAAACGCTTCGGCGTCACCTCCACATGCCGGGCATCGTTCGGTATGTACAATACGCGAGCCGAGATCGACGTCCTGGCCGACGCACTCGACCATGCCCGCAAGTTCTTCGCCTGA
- a CDS encoding alpha/beta hydrolase, translating into MPEVIFNGPAGRLEGRYQPSKQKNAPIAIILHPHPQFGGTMNNQIVYQLFYMFQKRGFTTLRFNFRGIGRSQGEFDHGAGELSDAASALDWVQSLHPDSKSCWVAGYSFGAWIGMQLLMRRPEIEGFISVAPQPNIYDFSFLAPCPSSGLIINGDADKVAPEKDVNGLVEKLKAQKGILITHRTVPGANHFFNGQVETLIAECEDYLDRRLAGELTPEPAAKRIR; encoded by the coding sequence ATGCCTGAAGTGATCTTCAACGGACCCGCAGGTCGCCTCGAAGGGCGGTATCAGCCGTCCAAGCAGAAGAATGCCCCCATCGCCATCATCCTGCACCCGCATCCGCAGTTTGGTGGGACGATGAACAATCAGATCGTCTATCAGCTGTTCTACATGTTCCAGAAGCGCGGCTTCACTACGCTTCGCTTCAATTTCCGTGGCATCGGCCGGAGCCAGGGCGAGTTCGACCATGGAGCGGGAGAGCTTTCGGATGCGGCGTCCGCGCTCGACTGGGTCCAGAGCCTTCATCCGGACTCCAAGAGCTGCTGGGTTGCCGGATACTCCTTCGGTGCATGGATCGGCATGCAGCTTCTGATGCGTCGGCCGGAGATCGAAGGTTTCATTTCGGTGGCACCGCAGCCGAACATCTACGACTTCTCGTTCCTCGCGCCCTGCCCTTCGTCCGGCCTGATCATCAACGGCGACGCCGACAAGGTCGCGCCGGAAAAGGATGTCAACGGCCTCGTCGAAAAGCTGAAGGCACAGAAGGGTATCCTGATCACCCACAGGACCGTGCCGGGTGCCAACCACTTCTTCAACGGCCAGGTCGAGACGCTGATCGCCGAGTGCGAGGATTATCTCGATCGCCGGCTTGCCGGGGAACTCACGCCCGAGCCGGCAGCGAAGCGCATCCGCTGA
- the sufA gene encoding Fe-S cluster assembly scaffold SufA, with product MGFAVMSLTAAAADRVNAIVENAGPGAAGIRVGIKKGGCAGMEYSVDLVTEPNPKDDLIERDGAKVWVAPEAVLYLLGTEMDFEVTTLRSGFTFQNPNQTSACGCGESVELKPADLAALAARGDAVVRAE from the coding sequence GTGGGCTTTGCAGTCATGTCACTTACCGCGGCGGCCGCAGACCGCGTCAACGCGATCGTGGAGAACGCCGGCCCGGGCGCGGCGGGCATCCGCGTCGGAATCAAGAAGGGCGGATGCGCAGGCATGGAATACTCCGTGGACCTCGTAACCGAACCGAACCCCAAGGATGACCTGATCGAGCGCGACGGTGCCAAGGTCTGGGTAGCGCCGGAAGCTGTCCTCTACCTGCTCGGGACTGAGATGGACTTCGAGGTGACGACGCTTCGCTCCGGCTTCACGTTCCAGAACCCGAACCAGACGTCGGCTTGTGGTTGCGGCGAATCCGTCGAGCTGAAGCCTGCCGATCTCGCCGCGCTTGCCGCTCGTGGCGATGCCGTGGTGCGCGCCGAGTAG